In Halovivax gelatinilyticus, the following are encoded in one genomic region:
- a CDS encoding DUF6276 family protein, with protein MSCSCPADPVVFTVPPSLRAAATGLDAAADRSNSHDEPTVAAICPTCLSVVRRADSAATNLEFSRISASFPDGEGGVALALMLGLLDSLVHNRAGIEAALEAAERAGVDPLLVIDRLLDDRSIEPAIDLERRRDKLESLVY; from the coding sequence ATGTCCTGTTCCTGTCCTGCTGATCCCGTCGTCTTCACCGTCCCACCGTCGCTTCGAGCGGCGGCGACGGGACTCGACGCTGCGGCCGATCGTTCGAATTCGCACGACGAGCCGACGGTCGCGGCGATCTGTCCGACCTGCCTGTCCGTCGTTCGACGGGCCGATTCGGCCGCGACCAACCTGGAATTCTCCCGAATTAGCGCCAGCTTCCCCGACGGCGAGGGTGGCGTCGCGCTCGCGCTGATGCTCGGATTGCTCGATTCGCTCGTTCACAACCGGGCGGGAATCGAAGCGGCGCTCGAGGCGGCCGAACGAGCCGGAGTCGACCCGCTTCTCGTGATCGACCGATTGCTCGACGACCGGTCGATCGAACCGGCGATCGACCTCGAACGTCGTCGGGACAAACTCGAGAGCCTGGTGTACTGA
- a CDS encoding V-type ATP synthase subunit D yields the protein MAKDVKPTRKELMAIEDRIDLSERGHGTLEKKRDGLIMEFMDILDRAQDVRGELSEDYERAQRTINMARAMEGDVAVRGAAAALQEHPEITTESKNIMGVVVPQIESSRVSKSLDQRGYGIMGTSARIDEAAEAYEDLLESIILAAEVETAMKKMLSEIETTKRRVNALEFKLLPDLYENKEYIEQKLEEQEREEIFRMKKIKDKKEADEEAEAEADDAAQDPFVAAEIQETAAGGN from the coding sequence ATGGCCAAGGACGTAAAGCCCACTCGCAAGGAGTTGATGGCGATCGAAGATCGCATCGACCTCTCCGAGCGGGGCCACGGCACCCTGGAGAAGAAGCGCGACGGGTTGATCATGGAGTTCATGGACATCCTCGACCGGGCGCAGGACGTCCGCGGCGAACTCTCCGAGGACTACGAGCGAGCCCAGCGGACGATCAACATGGCTCGGGCGATGGAAGGAGACGTCGCCGTTCGCGGTGCCGCCGCGGCGCTGCAAGAACACCCCGAGATCACGACCGAGTCGAAGAACATCATGGGCGTCGTCGTCCCGCAGATCGAGTCCTCGCGCGTCTCGAAGAGCTTAGATCAGCGCGGATACGGGATCATGGGAACGTCCGCGCGCATCGACGAGGCCGCCGAGGCCTACGAGGATCTCTTAGAGAGCATTATTCTCGCCGCCGAGGTCGAGACGGCGATGAAGAAGATGCTCTCCGAAATCGAGACGACGAAGCGTCGTGTCAACGCCCTCGAGTTCAAACTCCTTCCCGACCTCTACGAGAACAAAGAGTACATCGAACAGAAACTCGAAGAGCAAGAGCGCGAGGAGATCTTCCGGATGAAGAAGATCAAGGACAAGAAGGAAGCCGACGAGGAGGCCGAAGCCGAAGCCGACGACGCGGCCCAGGACCCGTTCGTCGCGGCCGAAATTCAGGAGACCGCCGCGGGCGGCAACTGA
- a CDS encoding ATP synthase subunit B → MKEYQTITEISGPLVFAEVDEPVGYDEIVEIETDRGETLRGQVLESSKGLVAIQVFEGTEGIDRNASVRFLGETMKMPVTEDLLGRVLDGSGNPIDGGPEIVPDERQDIVGEAINPFSREYPEEFIQTGVSGIDGMNTLVRGQKLPIFSGSGLPHNDLALQIARQATVPEEEGGDDDEDGSEFAVIFGAMGITQEEANEFMADFERTGALERSVVFMNLADDPAVERTVTPRLALTTAEYLAFEKGYHVLVILTDITNYCEALREIGAAREEVPGRRGYPGYMYTDLAQLYERAGRIEGEEGSVTQIPILTMPSDDITHPIPDLTGYITEGQIIVDRSLNSQGVEPPINVLPSLSRLMDDGIGEGLTRADHGDVSDQLYAAYATGEDLRDLVNIVGREALSERDNKYLDFADRFENEFVEQGFGTNRTIEETLDLAWDLLSMLPPEELNRIDEEFIDAYYVGEEGEEVEATAD, encoded by the coding sequence ATGAAGGAATACCAAACGATTACGGAGATCAGCGGTCCGCTGGTGTTCGCCGAGGTCGACGAGCCGGTCGGTTACGACGAGATCGTCGAGATCGAGACCGATCGCGGCGAGACCTTACGCGGGCAGGTGTTAGAGTCGAGCAAGGGACTGGTCGCGATCCAGGTGTTCGAAGGCACCGAGGGAATCGACCGCAACGCGTCGGTTCGATTCCTCGGCGAGACGATGAAGATGCCCGTCACCGAAGACCTACTCGGACGGGTGTTAGACGGTTCCGGTAACCCGATCGACGGCGGTCCGGAGATCGTCCCGGACGAGCGTCAGGACATCGTCGGCGAGGCGATCAATCCGTTCTCGCGCGAGTATCCGGAGGAGTTCATCCAGACGGGCGTCTCGGGCATCGACGGCATGAACACGCTCGTTCGCGGCCAGAAGCTGCCGATCTTCTCTGGTTCCGGTCTGCCCCACAACGACCTGGCGCTGCAGATCGCGCGTCAGGCGACCGTGCCGGAAGAAGAAGGCGGCGATGACGACGAAGACGGCAGCGAGTTCGCGGTCATCTTCGGCGCGATGGGTATCACCCAGGAGGAGGCCAACGAGTTCATGGCCGACTTCGAGCGCACCGGTGCGCTCGAACGGTCGGTCGTCTTCATGAACCTCGCGGACGACCCCGCAGTCGAGCGGACGGTCACGCCGCGACTCGCGCTGACGACGGCGGAGTACCTCGCGTTCGAGAAGGGCTACCACGTCCTCGTCATCCTCACGGACATCACGAACTACTGTGAGGCGCTACGCGAGATCGGTGCGGCCCGTGAGGAGGTTCCGGGTCGCCGAGGCTACCCCGGATACATGTACACCGACCTGGCCCAGCTCTACGAGCGGGCTGGTCGGATCGAAGGCGAGGAGGGATCGGTCACCCAGATTCCGATCCTGACGATGCCATCCGACGACATTACTCACCCGATCCCCGACCTGACGGGCTACATCACGGAGGGACAGATCATCGTCGATCGATCGCTCAACAGCCAGGGTGTCGAGCCGCCGATCAACGTCCTGCCCAGCCTGTCGCGGCTGATGGACGACGGGATCGGCGAGGGGCTCACCCGCGCCGACCACGGTGACGTCTCCGACCAGCTCTACGCCGCCTACGCGACGGGTGAGGACCTGCGCGACCTGGTCAACATCGTCGGCCGCGAGGCGCTATCCGAGCGCGACAACAAGTATCTCGACTTCGCGGATCGCTTCGAGAACGAGTTCGTCGAGCAGGGCTTTGGCACCAACCGGACGATCGAAGAGACGCTCGATCTCGCCTGGGACCTGCTCTCGATGCTGCCGCCGGAGGAACTCAACCGGATCGACGAGGAGTTCATCGACGCCTACTACGTCGGCGAGGAAGGCGAGGAAGTCGAAGCGACGGCGGACTGA
- a CDS encoding ATP synthase subunit A has translation MSQATDTETVEEDGIIESVSGPVVTATDLDARMNDVVYVGDEGLMGEVIEIEGNLTTIQVYEETSGVGPGEPVENTGDPLSVDLGPGLLNSIYDGVQRPLDELEEKMQSAFLDRGVDAPGIDLERKWEFTATVEEGDVVEPGDVIGEVPETESITHRVLVPPTYEGGEVTSIETGEFTVEEVVAELDSGEEIAMRQEWPVRRARPAAEKQTPTIPLVSGQRILDGLFPIAKGGTAAIPGPFGSGKTVTQHSLAKWADADIVVYVGCGERGNEMTEVIEDFPELEDPKTGKPLMDRTCLIANTSNMPVAARESCIYTGITIAEYFRDMGYDVALMADSTSRWAEAMREISSRLEEMPGEEGYPAYLAARLSEFYERAGLFELQNGDQGSISVIGAVSPPGGDFSEPVTQNTLRIVKTFWALDADLAERRHFPAINWNESYSLYRQQLDPWFEENVAEDWPEVRQWGIDTLDEEAELQEIVQLVGKDALPEDQQLTLEVARYLREAWLQQNAFHDVDMYSAPEKTYRMLQAIKTFNDEAFRALDAGVPVDEIQEVDAAPRLNRMGTADAFESFIDEIESDLAEQIRSLY, from the coding sequence ATGAGTCAGGCAACAGACACGGAGACCGTCGAAGAAGACGGTATAATCGAAAGCGTGAGCGGTCCCGTCGTGACCGCCACGGACCTCGACGCCCGGATGAACGACGTCGTCTACGTCGGCGACGAAGGGCTGATGGGAGAGGTCATCGAGATCGAAGGCAACCTCACAACGATCCAGGTCTACGAGGAGACCTCCGGGGTCGGTCCCGGAGAGCCCGTCGAGAACACGGGCGACCCGCTCAGCGTCGACCTCGGACCGGGACTGCTGAACTCCATCTACGACGGCGTTCAGCGTCCGCTCGACGAGTTAGAAGAGAAGATGCAGTCGGCGTTTCTCGACCGCGGGGTCGACGCGCCGGGCATCGACCTAGAGCGCAAGTGGGAGTTTACCGCCACCGTCGAGGAGGGTGACGTCGTCGAACCCGGCGACGTCATCGGAGAGGTTCCCGAGACGGAGAGCATCACCCACCGCGTCCTCGTGCCACCGACCTACGAGGGCGGCGAGGTCACCTCGATCGAGACGGGCGAGTTCACGGTCGAGGAGGTCGTCGCCGAGCTCGACTCCGGCGAGGAGATCGCGATGCGCCAGGAGTGGCCGGTTCGCCGGGCTCGTCCGGCGGCCGAAAAGCAGACGCCGACGATTCCGCTCGTCTCCGGACAGCGGATTCTCGACGGTCTGTTCCCCATCGCGAAAGGTGGGACGGCGGCGATTCCGGGTCCGTTCGGCTCCGGAAAGACCGTCACGCAGCACTCGCTGGCGAAGTGGGCCGACGCCGACATCGTCGTCTACGTCGGCTGTGGCGAGCGCGGTAACGAGATGACGGAAGTGATCGAAGACTTCCCGGAACTCGAGGATCCGAAGACGGGCAAGCCGCTGATGGACCGGACCTGTCTCATCGCGAACACCTCGAACATGCCCGTCGCGGCCCGCGAATCGTGTATCTACACGGGGATCACGATCGCGGAGTACTTCCGCGACATGGGCTACGACGTCGCGCTGATGGCCGACTCCACATCGCGGTGGGCCGAGGCGATGCGCGAAATCTCCTCGCGACTCGAGGAGATGCCCGGCGAGGAGGGCTACCCGGCCTACCTGGCGGCCCGCCTCTCCGAGTTCTACGAGCGTGCGGGACTGTTCGAGCTGCAAAACGGCGATCAGGGATCGATCTCGGTCATCGGGGCGGTCAGTCCGCCCGGCGGGGACTTCTCCGAGCCGGTCACGCAGAACACGCTCCGGATCGTCAAGACGTTCTGGGCGCTCGACGCCGACCTGGCCGAACGACGCCACTTCCCGGCGATCAACTGGAACGAGTCGTACTCGCTGTACCGTCAGCAACTCGATCCGTGGTTCGAAGAGAACGTCGCCGAGGACTGGCCGGAGGTTCGCCAGTGGGGTATCGACACGCTCGACGAGGAGGCCGAACTCCAGGAGATCGTCCAGCTCGTCGGTAAGGACGCGCTGCCGGAAGACCAGCAGCTCACCCTGGAGGTCGCTCGCTACCTCCGCGAGGCCTGGCTCCAGCAGAACGCGTTCCACGACGTGGACATGTACTCCGCGCCGGAGAAGACCTACCGGATGTTGCAGGCGATCAAGACGTTCAACGACGAGGCGTTCCGTGCGCTCGACGCCGGCGTCCCGGTCGACGAGATCCAGGAGGTCGACGCTGCACCGCGGCTGAACCGGATGGGAACGGCCGATGCGTTCGAGTCGTTCATCGACGAGATCGAGAGCGACCTCGCAGAACAGATCAGGAGTCTGTACTAA
- a CDS encoding V-type ATP synthase subunit F, translated as MSQEIAVVGSADFTTGFRLAGVRRFENVQEDEKADELDGAVETVLDDDGVGIVVMADDDVSHLSRGVRQRVETSVEPVVVTIGSGTGGSGLREQIKRAIGIDLMEDE; from the coding sequence ATGAGCCAGGAAATCGCCGTCGTCGGCAGCGCGGACTTTACGACCGGATTCCGTCTTGCCGGCGTCAGACGCTTCGAGAACGTCCAGGAAGACGAGAAGGCGGACGAACTGGACGGTGCCGTCGAGACCGTCCTCGACGACGACGGCGTCGGCATCGTCGTGATGGCCGACGACGACGTCTCTCACCTCTCGCGCGGGGTCCGCCAGCGCGTCGAGACGAGCGTCGAACCGGTCGTCGTCACGATCGGCAGCGGAACCGGCGGAAGCGGCCTGCGCGAGCAGATCAAACGCGCGATCGGGATCGACCTGATGGAGGACGAGTAA
- a CDS encoding V-type ATP synthase subunit C gives MSTSAQNPEFVNARVRSRRASLLADEDYRKLVRMGPSAIARFMEEREYETEINELGTRFSGVDLIEYALNRNLAKHFDDLLDWSEGRLYDLIARYLRKFDVWNIKTIIRGIYTETSPEEIQTDLIRAGELDDALLDRLVEVDEIEDAIEMLNRTIFYEPLTAAYEEYAESGALVPLENALDRAFYERLLADLGRPQEGPEAMYVEFLQAEIDFRNARNALRLARSGADIEPAEFYIGGGELFTEAELRRLVNDRDALVTHITEDARYGKRLSSALDRLREADSLIQFEHALDAALLAYSDRLSSIYPVSVSAVLSYILAKEREVENIRAIARGREVGLSEEEIETELVVL, from the coding sequence ATGAGCACGAGTGCGCAGAATCCGGAGTTCGTAAACGCCCGCGTCCGGTCCCGCCGAGCGTCGCTGCTCGCCGACGAGGACTACCGGAAGCTGGTCCGGATGGGCCCGAGCGCCATCGCCCGGTTCATGGAAGAGCGCGAGTACGAGACCGAGATCAACGAGCTCGGGACGCGATTTTCGGGCGTCGACCTGATCGAGTACGCGCTGAATCGAAATCTTGCAAAGCACTTCGACGACTTACTCGACTGGTCGGAAGGCAGGTTGTACGACCTGATCGCTCGCTACCTGCGCAAGTTCGACGTCTGGAATATCAAGACGATCATCCGCGGCATCTACACCGAGACGTCGCCCGAAGAGATCCAGACGGACCTCATCCGCGCGGGCGAACTCGACGACGCGCTGTTAGACCGGCTCGTCGAGGTCGACGAGATCGAAGACGCGATCGAGATGTTGAATCGCACGATCTTCTACGAGCCGCTGACGGCCGCCTACGAGGAGTACGCCGAATCCGGCGCGCTGGTCCCGCTCGAAAACGCACTCGACCGCGCGTTCTACGAGCGGCTGCTCGCCGACCTGGGTCGCCCGCAGGAGGGCCCCGAGGCGATGTACGTAGAGTTCCTGCAGGCCGAGATCGACTTCCGGAACGCCCGGAACGCGCTCCGGCTCGCACGCAGCGGCGCGGACATCGAACCGGCCGAGTTCTACATCGGCGGTGGCGAACTGTTCACCGAAGCCGAGCTTCGCCGGCTGGTCAACGACCGCGATGCCCTCGTGACGCACATCACCGAGGACGCACGCTACGGCAAGCGACTCTCGAGCGCGCTCGACCGGCTCCGAGAGGCGGACAGTCTCATCCAGTTCGAGCACGCCCTCGACGCGGCGTTGCTCGCGTACTCGGACCGGCTGTCGAGCATCTACCCGGTGTCGGTATCGGCGGTGCTCTCGTACATTCTCGCGAAAGAACGGGAGGTCGAGAACATCCGCGCGATCGCCCGCGGTCGCGAGGTCGGCCTCTCCGAGGAGGAGATCGAAACCGAACTGGTGGTACTATGA
- a CDS encoding V-type ATP synthase subunit E, whose product MSLDTVVEDIREEAHARAEEIREEGERRADEIVADAEEDAAQIRETAEQEAEREVEQLREQRLSSAQLEAKQERLEARRDVLGDVRESVETELAELDGETRESLTRSLLSAASEEYESDDAVSVYGRAEDRDLIASIIDEYDGYEFAGEYDCLGGVVVESEGSRVRVNNTFDSILEDVWEDNLREISERLFEQ is encoded by the coding sequence ATGAGTTTGGATACTGTCGTAGAGGACATTCGAGAGGAAGCCCACGCGCGTGCGGAGGAGATCCGCGAGGAGGGCGAGCGCCGCGCCGACGAGATCGTAGCCGACGCCGAGGAAGACGCCGCCCAGATCCGCGAGACGGCCGAGCAAGAGGCCGAACGCGAGGTCGAACAGCTGCGCGAGCAGCGACTCTCCAGCGCACAACTCGAGGCCAAGCAAGAGCGCCTCGAAGCGCGACGCGACGTGCTGGGTGACGTACGCGAGTCGGTCGAGACCGAACTCGCAGAGCTCGACGGCGAGACGCGCGAATCGCTGACCCGGTCGCTGCTTTCGGCTGCAAGCGAGGAGTACGAGTCGGACGACGCCGTCTCCGTCTACGGACGCGCCGAGGACCGAGACCTCATCGCGTCGATTATCGACGAGTACGACGGCTACGAGTTCGCCGGCGAGTACGACTGTCTCGGCGGCGTGGTCGTCGAGAGCGAGGGATCGCGCGTTCGAGTCAACAACACGTTCGACTCGATCCTCGAGGACGTCTGGGAGGACAACCTCCGCGAGATAAGCGAGAGACTGTTCGAGCAATGA
- a CDS encoding V-type ATP synthase subunit I, translating into MLRPEQMAKVSVTGSRAVMPDVIETLHELGLVHLSDYDGSWDGFDNGNPIEGADAASEKLVTVRALESTLGVDPDEVDPQETLADDWEERLEQLRVRVNDLDDERSETREELRRVEERIDRLAPFAELGIDLELLSGYESIDLVVGEGDPAAIEAALEAADAVEAYETFVGGDVVAIAAAPSSDGRPRAADTDGLIADALVSVEFTNYNVPDVDETPGAYLEELESRRGELTTALDDIEMDVDEIATETGPFLRAIEIELSIDVERAEAPLRFATTERAFVAEGWIPAATFDELETRLRDAVGQRVEIEEIEIAEYREHGHDGHADEGDRYEDDKHGATAVSKRQVEDDEAEPPKATDGGTNSAAAAGAGGAVTMDDEPPVVLDNLKPAKPFEMMVRMVNQPSYNELDPTLLIFLTYPFAFGFMIGDIGYGLLYMAMGYAMYRGFDSDAGRALGTIGIWAGVFTVIFGYLYDDVFGIHMSDVGLGFLPGAGVLSKGLQLGDWALLWIVLSILFGIVHLNIGLVMGFVNELNHGLKAAVYEKLSWILAMNGLFIWIFAHEDAGSFDHGIGFLPDDLAASGVKPDFLTGTQEGAVLYETQNFALGFAGLPEIVGIVGIAMLLVGSVMVGIGEGIAGIFEIPANAFGHVLSYLRMVAVLLAKGGMAFAVNLLVFGAYETEAGYTYFNYPGLHIEDISGYEYAELSPEFVGLIHAGDGLLLSAIAIVGAIVVFVLGHILVLLLGITAAGIQMLRLEYVEFFQKFYDGSGEEYEPFGGDGAPQAAD; encoded by the coding sequence ATGCTCAGACCTGAGCAGATGGCGAAGGTCTCGGTGACGGGCTCGCGGGCCGTCATGCCCGACGTCATCGAGACACTTCACGAACTCGGACTCGTCCACCTCTCCGATTACGACGGCTCCTGGGACGGCTTCGACAACGGAAATCCGATCGAGGGGGCCGACGCCGCCTCGGAGAAACTCGTCACCGTCCGTGCGTTAGAAAGTACCCTGGGCGTCGACCCCGACGAGGTCGATCCGCAGGAGACGCTCGCCGACGACTGGGAGGAGCGCCTCGAGCAATTACGCGTCCGCGTCAACGACCTCGACGACGAGCGAAGCGAGACGCGCGAGGAGCTCCGTCGGGTCGAAGAGCGAATCGACCGGCTAGCGCCGTTCGCCGAGCTCGGTATCGACCTCGAGCTCCTCTCGGGCTACGAGAGCATCGACCTCGTCGTGGGCGAGGGTGACCCAGCGGCGATCGAGGCCGCACTGGAAGCGGCCGACGCCGTCGAAGCCTACGAAACGTTCGTCGGCGGCGACGTCGTCGCGATTGCCGCCGCTCCCAGTTCCGACGGACGACCGCGGGCGGCCGACACCGACGGCCTGATCGCCGACGCGCTGGTCAGCGTCGAATTTACGAACTACAACGTCCCCGACGTCGACGAGACGCCGGGCGCCTACCTCGAGGAACTCGAGTCGCGCCGGGGTGAACTCACGACCGCGCTCGACGACATCGAGATGGACGTAGACGAGATCGCGACCGAAACCGGGCCGTTCTTGCGTGCGATCGAAATCGAACTCTCGATCGACGTCGAACGTGCGGAGGCGCCGCTTCGCTTCGCGACGACCGAGCGGGCGTTCGTCGCCGAGGGCTGGATCCCGGCAGCCACGTTCGACGAACTCGAGACGCGACTTCGCGACGCCGTCGGCCAGCGCGTCGAGATCGAAGAGATCGAGATCGCCGAATACCGCGAGCACGGCCACGACGGCCACGCCGACGAGGGCGACCGGTACGAAGACGACAAACACGGCGCGACGGCCGTCTCGAAGCGTCAGGTCGAAGACGACGAGGCCGAACCGCCCAAAGCGACCGACGGCGGAACCAACTCGGCCGCCGCGGCCGGGGCTGGCGGGGCCGTCACGATGGACGACGAGCCACCGGTCGTCCTCGACAACCTCAAACCGGCCAAGCCGTTCGAGATGATGGTTCGGATGGTGAACCAGCCGAGCTACAACGAGCTCGATCCCACCCTCCTCATCTTCCTCACCTACCCGTTCGCCTTCGGATTCATGATCGGTGATATCGGGTACGGACTACTCTACATGGCCATGGGGTACGCGATGTACCGCGGCTTCGATTCCGATGCCGGGCGGGCGCTCGGTACCATCGGGATCTGGGCCGGCGTCTTCACGGTCATCTTCGGCTACCTGTACGACGACGTCTTCGGCATACACATGTCCGACGTCGGACTCGGGTTCTTGCCGGGCGCGGGCGTCCTCTCGAAGGGACTCCAGCTCGGCGACTGGGCGCTGTTGTGGATCGTCCTGAGCATCCTGTTCGGGATCGTCCACCTCAACATCGGGCTCGTCATGGGCTTCGTCAACGAACTCAACCACGGCCTGAAGGCGGCCGTCTACGAGAAGCTCTCGTGGATCCTCGCGATGAACGGCCTGTTCATCTGGATCTTCGCTCACGAAGACGCCGGGAGCTTCGACCACGGCATCGGCTTCCTGCCCGACGACCTGGCGGCGTCTGGAGTGAAGCCCGACTTCCTCACCGGTACGCAGGAGGGTGCGGTGCTCTACGAGACGCAGAACTTCGCGCTCGGCTTCGCCGGTCTCCCCGAGATCGTCGGCATCGTCGGAATCGCGATGTTGCTGGTCGGGAGCGTGATGGTCGGCATCGGCGAGGGAATCGCGGGAATCTTCGAGATTCCGGCCAACGCGTTCGGACACGTCCTCTCGTACCTGCGAATGGTCGCGGTCTTGCTCGCGAAGGGTGGGATGGCGTTCGCCGTCAACCTCCTCGTTTTCGGAGCCTACGAGACCGAGGCCGGCTACACGTACTTCAACTACCCCGGACTCCACATCGAGGATATCTCGGGCTACGAGTACGCCGAACTCTCGCCGGAGTTCGTCGGGTTGATCCACGCAGGTGACGGGCTGCTGCTCTCGGCGATCGCGATCGTCGGGGCGATCGTCGTCTTCGTGCTTGGCCACATCCTGGTCTTGCTGCTGGGGATCACCGCCGCGGGCATTCAGATGCTCCGTCTGGAGTACGTCGAGTTCTTCCAGAAGTTCTACGACGGCAGCGGCGAGGAGTACGAGCCGTTCGGCGGCGACGGCGCGCCGCAGGCGGCCGACTAG
- the ahaH gene encoding ATP synthase archaeal subunit H: MPRPEVLDRIQSAEVEADEIVSQAETDRDDRIAEARVRAEEIRSEAEEDAREHRQARLEDARDEIDAECERILREGEAEREALADRAREQVDEVTEHVVTLFQEDVDAQT; this comes from the coding sequence ATGCCGAGGCCAGAGGTTCTCGACCGGATACAGTCGGCGGAAGTTGAGGCCGACGAGATCGTCTCCCAGGCGGAGACAGATCGTGACGACCGCATCGCCGAGGCCCGGGTGCGTGCCGAGGAGATCCGCTCCGAGGCAGAGGAGGACGCGCGCGAACACAGGCAAGCGCGCCTCGAAGACGCCCGGGACGAAATCGACGCCGAGTGTGAGCGCATCCTCCGCGAGGGCGAGGCCGAGCGGGAGGCCCTCGCCGACCGCGCGCGAGAGCAGGTCGACGAGGTGACAGAACACGTCGTAACCCTGTTCCAGGAGGACGTCGATGCTCAGACCTGA
- a CDS encoding methyltransferase domain-containing protein, giving the protein MGLLENKARARLFYKYLSRVYDRVNPFIWNEEMRAEALSLLSFPEDATVLDVGCGTGFGTAGLLEHVDHVYALDQSPHQLEKAYAKFGKQGPVSFHLGDAERLPFASNTFDVVWSSGSIEYWPRPVRTLREFRRVLVPGGQVLVVGPNNPNNTVVRKLANAIMLFYDAEEADRMFDAAGFEDVDHTLMGPSYDPDIAITTVGRAPE; this is encoded by the coding sequence ATGGGACTCCTGGAGAACAAGGCGCGAGCCCGCCTCTTCTATAAGTATCTCTCGAGGGTGTACGATCGGGTCAACCCGTTCATCTGGAACGAAGAGATGCGCGCGGAGGCGCTCTCGTTGCTCTCGTTTCCCGAGGACGCGACGGTCCTGGACGTCGGCTGTGGTACCGGATTCGGGACGGCCGGGTTGCTCGAACACGTCGATCACGTCTACGCGCTCGATCAAAGCCCACACCAGCTGGAGAAAGCCTACGCGAAGTTCGGTAAACAGGGACCGGTTTCGTTCCACCTGGGCGACGCCGAACGGCTCCCGTTCGCCTCGAACACGTTCGACGTCGTCTGGTCGTCCGGATCGATCGAGTACTGGCCCCGGCCGGTCCGCACGCTCCGTGAGTTCCGTCGCGTACTCGTTCCCGGTGGGCAAGTGCTCGTCGTCGGCCCGAACAACCCGAACAACACCGTCGTGCGGAAACTCGCGAACGCGATCATGCTCTTTTACGATGCCGAGGAAGCCGACCGCATGTTCGACGCCGCCGGCTTCGAGGACGTCGATCACACCCTCATGGGACCGTCCTACGATCCCGACATCGCGATCACCACGGTCGGGCGCGCACCCGAGTAG
- a CDS encoding type IV pilin, with amino-acid sequence MPLDDTRSIAPVVGVVLLLALTVCLGGVVAIAVTSIDPGEPPPRAAIELTVESDSGVIELEHRHGDSLDVRDLDVHVAVEGESLTYQPPVPFFAADGFRGGPTGPFNAEADPRWRAGQTAGVRVASTNAPSIEAGDRVVVTMTTNGAVIARLETTAA; translated from the coding sequence GTGCCCCTCGACGACACTCGCTCGATCGCGCCGGTCGTCGGCGTCGTACTCCTGCTCGCGCTCACCGTCTGTCTCGGCGGCGTCGTCGCCATCGCCGTCACCTCGATCGACCCGGGCGAGCCGCCGCCCCGGGCCGCCATCGAACTGACGGTTGAGAGCGATTCCGGTGTGATCGAACTCGAGCACCGGCATGGAGACTCACTCGACGTTCGTGATCTCGACGTTCACGTCGCCGTCGAGGGGGAGTCGCTGACGTATCAGCCGCCGGTTCCGTTCTTCGCCGCGGACGGCTTCCGTGGCGGTCCGACGGGGCCGTTCAACGCGGAGGCCGACCCTCGCTGGCGAGCGGGCCAAACGGCGGGGGTTCGCGTCGCGTCGACGAACGCGCCGTCGATCGAGGCCGGTGATCGCGTCGTCGTGACGATGACGACTAACGGCGCGGTGATCGCCAGACTCGAAACGACCGCGGCGTAA